A single Triticum dicoccoides isolate Atlit2015 ecotype Zavitan chromosome 2A, WEW_v2.0, whole genome shotgun sequence DNA region contains:
- the LOC119351937 gene encoding beta-1,2-xylosyltransferase XYXT1-like isoform X2, whose product MRGGEGKPGRSPKRQLNAGYVVGGLLMLLTYLVAQHFAVSSPNVVITEAPRIVDEVKAPAKSAIVSKEVPQIVDNTKAPGETVVSAEVPQIVDNIKAPSETENGKVVCNMEGRSDTCEVDGDVRTNGTALSVTLVPSASWPERHEWTINPYSRRFATLRKVTVTQLQDRAAAPPCTVTHDMPAVLFGIGGYAANYWHAYADILVPLFVASRRYHGEVTFLVSNIQFRPRWLVQYRAFLQGLSKYDLVDMDGDAQVRCFPRVTVGLRLDKELSIVPELVPGGRLSMADFTGFLREAYALPRGAAASLAREPDKKPRLLLIHRGHYRRILNEPEVARAAEEAGFEAVVTELRGGGDTPEGEVEQARVVNSFDVVLGLHGAGLTNAMFLPPGGVLIQVVPYGNMEDIARAEFSEPATDMGLRYLDYSVSAEESSLMETLGPEHPAVKDPASVHRSGWDKVFELYLAKQNVRINTTRFAPTLALALDHLRRQ is encoded by the exons ATGCGCGGCGGCGAGGGGAAGCCCGGCAGGAGCCCGAAGAGGCAGCTCAACGCCGGCTACGTCGTCGGCGGCCTCCTCATGCTCCTCACCTATCTCGTCGCTCAGCATTTCGCGGTCAGCTCCCCAAATG TTGTCATCACGGAAGCACCACGGATCGTGGATGAAGTCAAAGCTCCCGCTAAATCAG CAATTGTCAGTAAGGAAGTACCACAGATCGTGGATAATACCAAAGCTCCCGGCGAAACAG TTGTCAGTGCCGAAGTACCACAGATCGTGGATAATATCAAAGCTCCCAGTGAAACAG AGAATGGCAAGGTGGTGTGTAACATGGAGGGCCGCTCCGACACCTGCGAAGTCGACGGCGACGTCCGCACCAACGGCACAGCCCTGTCGGTGACCCTCGTCCCGTCGGCGAGCTGGCCGGAGCGCCACGAGTGGACGATCAACCCGTACTCGCGCAGGTTCGCCACCCTCAGGAAGGTCACCGTGACGCAGCTGCAGGACCGGGCCGCCGCCCCGCCGTGCACGGTGACCCACGACATGCCGGCCGTCCTGTTCGGGATCGGCGGGTACGCGGCCAACTACTGGCACGCCTACGCCGACATCCTGGTGCCGCTGTTCGTCGCGTCGCGGCGGTACCACGGCGAGGTCACGTTCCTGGTCAGCAACATCCAGTTCAGGCCGCGGTGGCTGGTCCAGTACAGGGCCTTCCTGCAGGGGCTGTCCAAGTACGACCTCGTGGACATGGACGGCGACGCGCAGGTGCGGTGCTTCCCGCGCGTCACGGTGGGGCTCCGCCTCGACAAGGAGCTGAGCATCGTCCCCGAGCTGGTGCCGGGGGGCCGCCTCTCCATGGCCGACTTCACCGGGTTCCTGCGCGAGGCCTACGCGCTCCCACGCGGCGCGGCGGCCAGCCTGGCCCGGGAGCCCGACAAGAAGCCGCGGCTGCTGCTGATCCACCGGGGCCACTACCGCCGCATCCTGAACGAGCCGGaggtggcgcgggcggcggaggaggcggggtTCGAGGCGGTGGTGACGGAGCTGCGGGGCGGGGGCGACACGCCGGAGGGGGAGGTGGAGCAGGCGCGGGTGGTGAACTCGTTCGACGTGGTGCTGGGCCTGCACGGCGCCGGGCTGACCAACGCCATGTTCCTGCCGCCCGGCGGCGTGCTGATCCAGGTGGTGCCGTACGGGAACATGGAGGACATCGCGCGGGCGGAGTTCAGCGAGCCCGCCACAGACATGGGGCTCAGGTACCTCGACTACAGCGTGAGCGCGGAGGAGAGCTCGCTGATGGAGACGCTGGGGCCGGAGCACCCGGCGGTCAAGGACCCCGCCTCCGTCCACCGCAGCGGCTGGGACAAGGTGTTCGAGCTGTACCTCGCCAAGCAGAACGTCCGCATCAACACCACCCGCTTCGCGCCGACGCTGGCGCTGGCGCTCGACCACCTGCGCCGGCAGTAG
- the LOC119351937 gene encoding beta-1,2-xylosyltransferase XYXT1-like isoform X1 gives MRGGEGKPGRSPKRQLNAGYVVGGLLMLLTYLVAQHFAVSSPNVVITEAPRIVDEVKAPAKSAIVSKEVPQIVDNTKAPGETAVVSAEVPQIVDNIKAPSETENGKVVCNMEGRSDTCEVDGDVRTNGTALSVTLVPSASWPERHEWTINPYSRRFATLRKVTVTQLQDRAAAPPCTVTHDMPAVLFGIGGYAANYWHAYADILVPLFVASRRYHGEVTFLVSNIQFRPRWLVQYRAFLQGLSKYDLVDMDGDAQVRCFPRVTVGLRLDKELSIVPELVPGGRLSMADFTGFLREAYALPRGAAASLAREPDKKPRLLLIHRGHYRRILNEPEVARAAEEAGFEAVVTELRGGGDTPEGEVEQARVVNSFDVVLGLHGAGLTNAMFLPPGGVLIQVVPYGNMEDIARAEFSEPATDMGLRYLDYSVSAEESSLMETLGPEHPAVKDPASVHRSGWDKVFELYLAKQNVRINTTRFAPTLALALDHLRRQ, from the exons ATGCGCGGCGGCGAGGGGAAGCCCGGCAGGAGCCCGAAGAGGCAGCTCAACGCCGGCTACGTCGTCGGCGGCCTCCTCATGCTCCTCACCTATCTCGTCGCTCAGCATTTCGCGGTCAGCTCCCCAAATG TTGTCATCACGGAAGCACCACGGATCGTGGATGAAGTCAAAGCTCCCGCTAAATCAG CAATTGTCAGTAAGGAAGTACCACAGATCGTGGATAATACCAAAGCTCCCGGCGAAACAG CAGTTGTCAGTGCCGAAGTACCACAGATCGTGGATAATATCAAAGCTCCCAGTGAAACAG AGAATGGCAAGGTGGTGTGTAACATGGAGGGCCGCTCCGACACCTGCGAAGTCGACGGCGACGTCCGCACCAACGGCACAGCCCTGTCGGTGACCCTCGTCCCGTCGGCGAGCTGGCCGGAGCGCCACGAGTGGACGATCAACCCGTACTCGCGCAGGTTCGCCACCCTCAGGAAGGTCACCGTGACGCAGCTGCAGGACCGGGCCGCCGCCCCGCCGTGCACGGTGACCCACGACATGCCGGCCGTCCTGTTCGGGATCGGCGGGTACGCGGCCAACTACTGGCACGCCTACGCCGACATCCTGGTGCCGCTGTTCGTCGCGTCGCGGCGGTACCACGGCGAGGTCACGTTCCTGGTCAGCAACATCCAGTTCAGGCCGCGGTGGCTGGTCCAGTACAGGGCCTTCCTGCAGGGGCTGTCCAAGTACGACCTCGTGGACATGGACGGCGACGCGCAGGTGCGGTGCTTCCCGCGCGTCACGGTGGGGCTCCGCCTCGACAAGGAGCTGAGCATCGTCCCCGAGCTGGTGCCGGGGGGCCGCCTCTCCATGGCCGACTTCACCGGGTTCCTGCGCGAGGCCTACGCGCTCCCACGCGGCGCGGCGGCCAGCCTGGCCCGGGAGCCCGACAAGAAGCCGCGGCTGCTGCTGATCCACCGGGGCCACTACCGCCGCATCCTGAACGAGCCGGaggtggcgcgggcggcggaggaggcggggtTCGAGGCGGTGGTGACGGAGCTGCGGGGCGGGGGCGACACGCCGGAGGGGGAGGTGGAGCAGGCGCGGGTGGTGAACTCGTTCGACGTGGTGCTGGGCCTGCACGGCGCCGGGCTGACCAACGCCATGTTCCTGCCGCCCGGCGGCGTGCTGATCCAGGTGGTGCCGTACGGGAACATGGAGGACATCGCGCGGGCGGAGTTCAGCGAGCCCGCCACAGACATGGGGCTCAGGTACCTCGACTACAGCGTGAGCGCGGAGGAGAGCTCGCTGATGGAGACGCTGGGGCCGGAGCACCCGGCGGTCAAGGACCCCGCCTCCGTCCACCGCAGCGGCTGGGACAAGGTGTTCGAGCTGTACCTCGCCAAGCAGAACGTCCGCATCAACACCACCCGCTTCGCGCCGACGCTGGCGCTGGCGCTCGACCACCTGCGCCGGCAGTAG